Proteins co-encoded in one Halorussus vallis genomic window:
- a CDS encoding HpcH/HpaI aldolase/citrate lyase family protein produces the protein MPRRSVLFTPGDRPEMLRKAPGAGADVIVFDLEDAVAPGRKDEAREAVREVLADPEFSPDCEVCVRVNPTGIAADDDVRAVVGGGTDLDAVMLPKTESADDAETLSRLLDERDCSVPILALVETAAGVLAAEEIAELPDVDALVFGAEDLTADIGATRTAEGTEVLHAREHVVLAASAADVDAIDTVYTDIEDAEGLREETEFAVELGYDGKMAIHPAQVSVVNEAFTPAPERVEWAERVLAAREEADAEDRGVFRVDGEMIDAPLIAQAERIMAYARAAEEE, from the coding sequence ATGCCACGACGAAGCGTACTGTTCACCCCGGGCGACCGCCCGGAGATGCTCCGCAAGGCCCCCGGCGCGGGCGCCGACGTCATCGTCTTCGACCTGGAAGACGCGGTGGCCCCCGGTCGGAAGGACGAGGCCCGCGAGGCGGTGCGAGAGGTGCTGGCCGACCCCGAGTTCTCGCCCGACTGCGAGGTGTGCGTCCGGGTGAACCCGACCGGCATCGCGGCCGACGACGACGTCCGGGCCGTGGTCGGCGGCGGGACGGACCTCGACGCCGTGATGCTCCCCAAGACCGAGTCGGCCGACGACGCCGAGACGCTCTCGCGACTGCTGGACGAGCGCGACTGCTCGGTGCCGATCCTCGCGCTGGTCGAGACGGCCGCGGGCGTGCTCGCCGCCGAGGAGATAGCCGAGTTGCCGGACGTCGACGCGCTGGTGTTCGGCGCCGAGGACCTCACGGCCGACATCGGCGCGACCCGGACCGCCGAGGGGACCGAGGTGCTCCACGCCCGCGAGCACGTCGTGCTCGCGGCGAGCGCCGCCGACGTCGACGCCATCGACACCGTCTACACCGACATCGAGGACGCCGAGGGGCTCCGCGAGGAGACCGAGTTCGCGGTCGAACTCGGCTACGACGGCAAGATGGCCATCCACCCCGCGCAGGTGTCGGTCGTCAACGAGGCGTTCACCCCGGCGCCCGAGCGCGTCGAGTGGGCCGAGCGCGTACTCGCGGCCCGAGAGGAGGCCGACGCCGAGGACCGGGGCGTCTTCCGCGTCGACGGCGAGATGATAGACGCGCCGCTGATCGCGCAGGCCGAGCGAATCATGGCGTACGCGCGCGCCGCCGAAGAGGAGTAG
- a CDS encoding DUF7351 domain-containing protein yields the protein MSDDADVAVERLPPDEAFELLAHETRFAILETLNDAGGGPLAFSDLRKRVGVRDAGRFNYHLGKLVGRFVRRADSGGGNASDSEDGGTDADGDATDGGYELTAAGRRVVGAVLSGSYSKRFDADALTTDAPCLECGDPMELRFREGGVKVTCPDCGDYTDFDMPPGVFEGWPRAELPSVVARWLDRMHWTAETGFCPTCDGRIDRTVHASADDGVPVWVRDSDFEAVVAYECDRCGDGWTTVVPIAVLTHPALVAFHYEHGVDVRRTPPWDLDWLRPGLAVVVGVRPLRVEVPVALDGETRRFVFDENLGLVEEH from the coding sequence ATGTCCGACGACGCCGACGTCGCGGTCGAGCGCCTTCCCCCGGACGAAGCGTTCGAACTACTGGCTCACGAGACGCGGTTCGCCATCCTCGAAACCCTGAACGACGCCGGGGGCGGGCCGCTCGCGTTCAGCGACCTCCGCAAGCGGGTTGGCGTCCGCGACGCCGGGCGGTTCAACTACCACCTCGGGAAACTCGTCGGGCGGTTCGTCCGTCGCGCCGATTCCGGAGGGGGCAATGCGTCGGACTCGGAAGATGGCGGGACCGACGCCGACGGTGACGCGACCGACGGGGGCTACGAACTCACCGCCGCGGGTCGGCGAGTCGTCGGGGCCGTCCTCTCCGGAAGCTACTCCAAGCGATTCGACGCCGACGCGCTGACGACCGACGCGCCGTGCCTGGAGTGCGGCGACCCGATGGAACTGCGCTTCCGCGAGGGCGGCGTCAAAGTCACCTGTCCGGACTGCGGGGACTACACGGACTTCGACATGCCGCCCGGAGTCTTCGAGGGGTGGCCGCGAGCGGAGTTGCCGTCGGTCGTCGCCCGGTGGCTCGACAGGATGCACTGGACCGCCGAGACGGGATTCTGCCCGACCTGCGACGGCCGCATCGACCGGACGGTCCACGCGTCGGCAGACGACGGCGTGCCGGTGTGGGTCCGCGACAGCGACTTCGAGGCCGTCGTCGCCTACGAGTGCGACCGGTGCGGCGACGGCTGGACCACCGTGGTCCCGATAGCTGTCCTCACGCACCCCGCGCTCGTCGCGTTCCACTACGAGCACGGCGTCGATGTTCGGCGGACGCCGCCGTGGGACCTCGACTGGCTCCGACCCGGACTCGCGGTGGTGGTCGGCGTCCGACCGCTCCGCGTCGAGGTCCCCGTCGCGCTCGACGGCGAGACGCGCCGGTTCGTCTTCGACGAGAACCTCGGCCTGGTCGAAGAGCACTGA
- the gdhB gene encoding glutamate dehydrogenase GdhB, translating to MSSGTVEQTDTKGSEESEEPESALETARRQLEHAAAHLDVDPGVIERLKHPTTVHRVAVPLKRDSGEVEVFTGYRAQHDDVRGPYKGGLRFHPHVSEEECVGLSMWMTWKCAVMDLPFGGGKGGIVVNPKELSDDEKERLTRRFAEELRKFIGPKKDIPAPDMGTDSQTMAWFMDAYSMQEGETIPGVVTGKPTSVGGSEGREEAPGRSVAIITREAVDYYDYDLEDTTVAVQGYGSVGANAARLLDDWGATVVAVSDVNGAIYDPSGLDTRDVPTHEEEPEAVMTYDAPEKLSNEEILELDVDVLIPAAIGNVITADNAGDVQADILVEGANGPTTFAADAILEENGVQVIPDILANAGGVTVSYFEWLQDINRRSWSLERVNTELEEEMLKAWNAVREEVEERNVSWRDAAYVVALSRIAEAKSVRGLWP from the coding sequence ATGTCTTCAGGAACTGTCGAGCAGACGGACACGAAGGGGAGCGAAGAGAGCGAAGAGCCCGAATCGGCGCTCGAGACGGCGCGGCGGCAGCTCGAACACGCCGCGGCCCACCTCGACGTGGACCCCGGCGTCATCGAGCGACTGAAGCACCCGACGACGGTCCACCGCGTCGCCGTACCGCTGAAACGCGACAGCGGCGAGGTCGAGGTGTTCACGGGGTACCGCGCTCAGCACGACGACGTCCGCGGTCCCTACAAGGGCGGCCTGCGCTTCCACCCCCACGTGAGCGAGGAGGAGTGCGTAGGGCTGTCGATGTGGATGACCTGGAAGTGCGCGGTGATGGACCTCCCGTTCGGCGGCGGCAAGGGCGGCATCGTCGTCAATCCCAAGGAACTCAGCGACGACGAGAAGGAGCGACTCACCCGCCGGTTCGCCGAGGAACTGCGGAAGTTCATCGGCCCGAAGAAGGATATCCCCGCGCCGGACATGGGAACCGACTCCCAGACGATGGCGTGGTTCATGGACGCCTACTCGATGCAGGAGGGCGAAACCATCCCCGGCGTCGTCACCGGCAAGCCGACCTCCGTCGGCGGGAGCGAGGGCCGCGAGGAGGCGCCGGGTCGCTCGGTGGCCATCATCACTCGTGAGGCAGTCGACTACTACGACTACGACCTCGAAGACACCACCGTCGCGGTGCAGGGCTACGGGAGCGTGGGCGCGAACGCCGCCCGACTTCTCGACGACTGGGGCGCGACCGTGGTGGCGGTTTCGGACGTCAACGGCGCCATCTACGACCCCTCGGGTCTGGACACCCGCGACGTGCCGACCCACGAGGAGGAGCCCGAAGCCGTCATGACCTACGACGCGCCCGAGAAGCTCTCGAACGAGGAGATTCTCGAACTCGACGTCGACGTCTTGATTCCGGCCGCCATCGGCAACGTCATCACCGCCGACAACGCCGGCGACGTCCAGGCCGACATCCTGGTCGAGGGCGCGAACGGCCCGACGACGTTCGCCGCCGACGCCATCCTCGAAGAGAACGGCGTGCAGGTCATCCCGGACATCCTGGCGAACGCGGGCGGGGTGACGGTGTCGTACTTCGAGTGGCTCCAGGACATCAACCGGCGGTCGTGGTCGCTCGAACGCGTCAACACTGAACTCGAAGAGGAGATGCTCAAGGCCTGGAACGCCGTCCGCGAGGAGGTCGAAGAGCGCAACGTTAGCTGGCGCGACGCCGCGTACGTCGTCGCGCTCTCGCGCATCGCCGAGGCCAAGAGCGTCCGCGGCCTCTGGCCCTGA
- a CDS encoding Glu/Leu/Phe/Val family dehydrogenase yields MAEQANPFESLQEQVDDAATHVDVADDVLNRLKHPERVLETNLSVEMDDGAIEVFKAFRSEFNGDRGPYKGGIRYHPNVSRDEVKALSGWMVYKCAIVGIPFGGGKGGIVIDPDEYSEEELERITRAFATELRPLIGVDKDIPAPDVNTGQREMNWIKDTYETLENTTAPGVITGKSIESGGSEGRVEATGRSTMLTAREAFDYLDREMAGASVAVQGYGNAGWITAKLVDELGADVVAVSDSSGGIYREDGLDPVAVKNHKNETGSVVGYHNAAEELTNEELLTLDVDLLVPAALENAIDGDLAREVRADVIVEAANGPLTPEADEVLAETDTYVFPDILANAGGVTVSYFEWVQNRQRFHWSEERVNDELEDIIVAAFDDLIEKYEETGASNMRTAAYAVAVQRVADAYAESGNWP; encoded by the coding sequence ATGGCCGAGCAAGCCAATCCCTTCGAGAGTTTGCAGGAGCAGGTGGACGACGCGGCCACGCACGTCGACGTGGCCGACGACGTGCTGAATCGACTCAAACACCCCGAGCGCGTGCTCGAGACGAACCTCTCGGTCGAGATGGACGACGGTGCCATCGAGGTGTTCAAGGCGTTCCGCTCGGAGTTCAACGGCGACCGCGGCCCGTACAAGGGCGGTATTCGGTACCATCCGAACGTCTCGCGCGACGAGGTGAAAGCCCTCTCTGGGTGGATGGTCTACAAGTGCGCCATCGTCGGCATCCCGTTCGGCGGCGGCAAGGGCGGCATCGTCATCGACCCCGACGAGTACAGCGAGGAGGAACTCGAACGGATCACGCGGGCGTTCGCGACCGAACTTCGCCCGCTCATCGGCGTGGACAAGGACATCCCCGCGCCCGACGTCAACACCGGCCAGCGCGAGATGAACTGGATCAAGGACACCTACGAGACGCTGGAGAACACCACCGCTCCGGGCGTCATCACCGGCAAATCCATCGAGAGCGGCGGGAGCGAGGGCCGCGTCGAGGCGACCGGCCGGTCGACGATGCTCACCGCGCGCGAGGCGTTCGACTACCTCGACCGCGAGATGGCGGGCGCGTCGGTCGCGGTCCAGGGCTACGGCAACGCCGGGTGGATCACCGCGAAACTCGTCGACGAACTCGGCGCGGACGTCGTGGCGGTCAGCGACTCCTCGGGTGGCATCTACCGTGAGGACGGCCTGGACCCGGTCGCGGTCAAGAACCACAAGAACGAAACCGGCAGCGTGGTCGGCTACCACAACGCCGCCGAGGAACTCACCAACGAGGAACTGCTGACCCTCGACGTGGACCTGCTGGTGCCGGCCGCGCTCGAGAACGCCATCGACGGCGACCTCGCCCGCGAGGTGCGGGCCGACGTCATCGTCGAGGCCGCCAACGGCCCGCTGACGCCCGAGGCCGACGAAGTGCTGGCCGAAACCGACACCTACGTCTTCCCGGACATCCTGGCGAACGCGGGCGGGGTGACGGTGTCGTACTTCGAGTGGGTCCAGAACCGCCAGCGGTTCCACTGGTCCGAAGAACGCGTGAACGACGAACTCGAGGACATCATCGTCGCGGCGTTCGACGACCTCATCGAGAAGTACGAGGAGACGGGCGCGTCCAACATGCGGACGGCCGCGTACGCCGTCGCCGTCCAGCGGGTCGCCGACGCCTACGCCGAGAGCGGCAACTGGCCCTGA
- a CDS encoding archaellin/type IV pilin N-terminal domain-containing protein — protein MTDTLKERAADRGQVGIGTLIVFIAMVLVAAIAAGVLINTAGFLQTKSEQTGQESTAGVTNRVNVVSSVGIVANDETISLVNLTVMKNSGSGDIDLSTATIEWLGPNDGRILDAAPKGVKASATQFNVTTIKDIEDTYPVLHSQEDRFRITISTKAIGQDAGDTDGGLEGGEEFTVKIVTSAGAMTYHHSVPPSLSQKDAVQL, from the coding sequence ATGACGGATACACTGAAAGAGAGAGCCGCTGACCGCGGTCAGGTAGGTATCGGCACGCTGATCGTGTTCATCGCGATGGTGCTGGTCGCGGCAATCGCCGCGGGCGTGCTCATCAACACCGCCGGCTTCCTCCAGACCAAGAGCGAACAGACCGGCCAGGAGAGCACCGCGGGCGTGACGAACCGCGTGAACGTCGTGAGTAGCGTCGGCATCGTCGCCAACGACGAGACGATCAGTCTGGTCAACCTCACCGTGATGAAGAACTCCGGGTCCGGCGACATCGACCTCTCGACCGCCACCATCGAATGGCTCGGCCCGAACGACGGCCGAATCCTGGACGCCGCGCCCAAAGGCGTGAAGGCCAGTGCGACGCAGTTCAACGTCACCACCATCAAGGACATAGAAGACACCTATCCCGTCCTTCACAGCCAGGAAGACCGATTCCGCATCACGATTAGCACGAAGGCGATAGGTCAGGACGCCGGCGACACCGACGGCGGTCTCGAGGGTGGCGAGGAGTTCACCGTAAAGATCGTCACCTCCGCCGGTGCGATGACGTATCACCACAGCGTCCCACCGTCGCTCTCGCAGAAAGACGCGGTACAGCTCTAA
- a CDS encoding acyl-CoA dehydrogenase family protein, with amino-acid sequence MDFSLPDEHRMIRDTVREFCDEEIEPIAQDIETEHRFPEEIFDQLADLDMMGVPVSEEYGGLGGDQLMYALVTEELGRVSGSIGLSYAAHVSLASKPIELFGTDEQKERWLRPLAEGEYLGSWALTEPGSGSDASDMDTTAEKDGDEWVINGTKQFITNASEAGSVLVKAVTDPGAGYDGISTFIVDPEEDDGFEVTTLWDKMGLNASPTCEIQLTDVRLPEDRLLGEEGDGWDQTKKTLDGGRISIAALSTGLAQGAFEAAKEYSKEREQFGQPISKFDAIRNKVVSMDRKVERARLLTHKAACRYDEGHSVSHESALAKLDASEAAREVAEDAVQTLGGYGYTEDFAPQRFFRDAKLMEIGEGTSEIQHLVIGRELGL; translated from the coding sequence ATGGACTTCAGCCTTCCCGACGAGCATCGGATGATTCGGGACACCGTCCGGGAGTTCTGCGACGAGGAGATCGAACCCATCGCCCAGGACATCGAAACCGAGCATCGGTTCCCCGAGGAGATATTCGACCAACTCGCCGACCTCGACATGATGGGCGTCCCCGTCTCCGAGGAGTACGGCGGCCTCGGCGGCGACCAGTTGATGTACGCGCTGGTAACCGAAGAACTCGGCCGGGTTTCGGGGTCCATCGGGCTCTCGTACGCCGCCCACGTCTCGCTGGCCAGCAAGCCGATCGAACTGTTCGGCACCGACGAGCAGAAAGAGCGCTGGCTCCGCCCGCTGGCGGAGGGCGAGTACCTCGGGTCGTGGGCGCTGACCGAACCCGGCAGCGGGTCGGACGCGAGCGACATGGACACCACCGCCGAGAAGGACGGCGACGAGTGGGTGATCAACGGCACCAAGCAGTTCATCACCAACGCGAGCGAGGCGGGGTCGGTCCTCGTGAAGGCGGTCACCGACCCCGGCGCGGGCTACGACGGCATCTCGACGTTCATCGTCGACCCCGAGGAGGACGACGGCTTCGAGGTCACGACCCTCTGGGACAAGATGGGGCTGAACGCCTCGCCGACCTGCGAGATTCAACTCACCGACGTCCGCCTGCCCGAGGACCGCCTCCTCGGAGAGGAGGGTGACGGCTGGGACCAGACGAAGAAGACCCTCGACGGCGGCCGCATCTCCATCGCGGCGCTCTCGACCGGCCTCGCGCAGGGAGCGTTCGAAGCCGCCAAGGAGTACAGTAAGGAACGCGAGCAGTTCGGCCAACCCATCTCGAAGTTCGACGCCATCCGGAACAAGGTCGTCTCGATGGACCGCAAGGTCGAACGCGCGCGTCTACTGACCCACAAGGCGGCCTGCAGGTACGACGAGGGCCACTCGGTGTCCCACGAGAGCGCCCTCGCCAAACTCGACGCCAGCGAGGCCGCCCGCGAAGTCGCCGAGGACGCGGTCCAGACCCTCGGCGGCTACGGGTACACCGAGGACTTCGCCCCCCAGCGGTTCTTCCGCGACGCGAAACTGATGGAGATCGGGGAAGGGACCAGCGAGATTCAGCACCTCGTCATCGGTCGCGAACTCGGACTGTAG
- a CDS encoding arylsulfotransferase family protein has protein sequence MQSQPPLRVLFATVSLVVAGSLVAGFVTAGQSPNAAYEHAASGATARGDRVVEPRRGVTVVTVQKGDMRGLSGEIVAFAPNGSVLYHSDRHSSYWDVDPSPRGRRTVTYVATKWLNESVCGSGPLLADRGDCRRNVVERLNLTTGERTVLYAHRMEGGRWHDVDVVNDTHVLVGDIGNEAVFLVNTSSGIREWTWTAESELPITGGGSYDKDWVHINDVELLEDGRIMVDLRNQDSVAFLNRSRGIVDGWTLGSDGNYEVLREQHNPDYIPKSEGGPAVVIADSENDRIVEYQRRNGSWERTWTWADERMQWPRDADRLPNGHTLITDTVGDRVFEVNEQGRIVWRAPVDRAYEAERLGTGPESAGGPSATKANLESRYATPRDGGPADRFEAFVRSKVPVETQNALLGYFFPWWMGFYDVLAVFALALVLPVWGAVELRRSSRSVAERLAGVGAVVQRASTQSLLLLAALVVGGSVAVVVASLV, from the coding sequence ATGCAGTCACAGCCACCACTTCGGGTCCTCTTCGCCACCGTCTCGCTGGTCGTGGCGGGGTCGCTCGTCGCCGGGTTCGTGACCGCCGGACAGTCACCAAACGCGGCTTACGAGCACGCCGCGTCGGGGGCGACCGCACGTGGCGACCGAGTCGTCGAACCCAGACGCGGCGTCACGGTCGTGACGGTACAGAAGGGAGACATGCGCGGCCTCTCGGGGGAAATCGTCGCGTTCGCACCGAACGGGTCGGTCCTCTACCACTCCGACCGCCACAGTTCCTACTGGGACGTCGACCCGAGTCCGCGCGGGCGACGGACGGTCACCTACGTGGCGACCAAGTGGCTCAACGAGTCGGTCTGCGGGTCCGGACCCCTGCTCGCCGACCGCGGCGACTGCCGGCGCAACGTGGTCGAGCGCCTCAACCTGACCACGGGCGAGCGGACCGTCCTCTACGCACACCGGATGGAGGGCGGGCGCTGGCACGACGTCGACGTCGTCAACGACACCCACGTTCTGGTCGGCGACATCGGAAACGAGGCGGTGTTCCTCGTGAACACCTCCTCCGGTATCCGGGAGTGGACGTGGACCGCCGAGAGCGAACTCCCGATAACCGGCGGTGGGAGCTACGACAAGGACTGGGTCCACATCAACGACGTGGAACTGCTCGAAGACGGCCGCATCATGGTCGACCTCCGCAACCAGGACTCGGTCGCTTTCCTGAACCGAAGCCGGGGAATCGTCGACGGCTGGACGCTCGGAAGCGACGGTAACTACGAGGTCCTCCGCGAACAGCACAACCCCGACTACATCCCGAAGTCGGAGGGCGGTCCCGCGGTGGTGATCGCCGACAGCGAGAACGACCGCATCGTCGAGTACCAGCGCCGGAACGGGTCGTGGGAGCGGACCTGGACGTGGGCCGACGAGCGCATGCAGTGGCCCCGCGACGCCGACCGCCTGCCGAACGGCCACACGCTCATCACCGACACCGTCGGCGACCGGGTGTTCGAGGTGAACGAGCAAGGTCGAATCGTCTGGCGCGCGCCCGTCGACCGGGCCTACGAGGCCGAGCGACTCGGGACGGGCCCCGAGAGCGCGGGCGGACCGTCGGCGACGAAAGCGAACCTCGAATCCCGATACGCGACACCGCGGGACGGCGGTCCGGCCGACCGATTCGAAGCGTTCGTCAGAAGCAAGGTGCCCGTCGAGACCCAGAACGCCCTGCTCGGCTACTTCTTCCCCTGGTGGATGGGGTTCTACGACGTGCTCGCCGTCTTTGCGCTCGCGCTGGTCCTGCCGGTCTGGGGCGCGGTCGAACTCCGGCGGTCGTCGCGGTCTGTTGCGGAGCGCCTCGCTGGGGTCGGGGCGGTCGTCCAGCGGGCCTCGACGCAGTCGCTCCTGCTACTCGCGGCGCTAGTCGTGGGAGGGTCGGTCGCGGTGGTGGTCGCCTCGCTCGTCTGA
- a CDS encoding RIO1 family regulatory kinase/ATPase domain-containing protein, with amino-acid sequence MSIRRFVRGTIEWDRLEVVFEEMADRYDQPELRVEFLDADNWLSTPAVVNDEWFVKIITGQNSLVHALFTGARNLGAFTSGTEGFFEHFADPMQMAEHELEATERMREIGLNVPAPVEWFEVDGMGVLVMEYLPDFRTLDDLPPEGIERYAPAVFEALSVMHDHRLAHGDLRGENVLIHDDEIFFIDATSVREDGIEEARSYDLACALAALEPLVGAREAVAAAAVHYSPEALLAAREFLDFVNMRPDHDFDAVSVKGEIEKLADAKSA; translated from the coding sequence ATGAGCATCCGGCGGTTCGTCCGCGGCACCATCGAGTGGGACCGCCTCGAAGTCGTCTTCGAGGAGATGGCCGACCGGTACGACCAGCCGGAGCTCCGCGTCGAGTTCCTGGACGCCGACAACTGGCTGTCGACGCCCGCGGTGGTCAACGACGAGTGGTTCGTGAAGATAATCACCGGCCAGAACTCGCTGGTCCACGCGCTGTTCACGGGCGCGCGCAACCTGGGAGCGTTCACCTCCGGCACCGAGGGCTTCTTCGAGCACTTCGCCGACCCGATGCAGATGGCCGAACACGAACTGGAAGCGACCGAGCGGATGCGCGAAATCGGCCTGAACGTCCCCGCGCCCGTCGAGTGGTTCGAGGTCGACGGCATGGGCGTGCTGGTGATGGAGTACCTCCCGGACTTCCGGACGCTCGACGACCTCCCGCCCGAGGGCATCGAGCGCTACGCGCCCGCCGTCTTCGAGGCGCTGTCGGTGATGCACGACCACCGATTGGCCCACGGCGACCTCCGCGGGGAGAACGTCCTTATCCACGACGACGAGATATTCTTCATCGACGCGACGAGCGTGCGCGAGGACGGCATCGAGGAGGCGCGGTCGTACGACCTCGCGTGCGCGCTCGCGGCGCTCGAACCGCTCGTGGGGGCCAGGGAGGCGGTGGCCGCGGCCGCCGTCCACTACTCGCCGGAGGCGCTGCTCGCGGCCCGGGAGTTCCTCGACTTCGTGAACATGCGCCCGGACCACGACTTCGACGCGGTAAGCGTCAAGGGTGAGATCGAGAAATTGGCCGACGCGAAGTCGGCGTAG
- a CDS encoding aldehyde dehydrogenase family protein: MSQQASQETYEHYIGGEWVEGHGDETFESVNPANQETLGTFHRGTPEDVSDALAAAEEAEDEWAALSYIDRAEYLWDVYHELKERTDELGEIITKECGKEISEGKADVVEAAHMVEWAAGNARHPHGDVVPSEIGSKDAYMRRKPRGIVGCITPWNFPVAIPFWHMALALVEGNTVVWKPAEQTPWCGQIVAEMMVDAGIPEGVFNMIQGFGDAGNAIVEDDRVDTVLFTGSSEVGHKIAGKVGGEPGKLAACEMGGKNGIVVTEKADLDVAVHSAIMSSFKTTGQRCVSSERLIVHEDVYDEFKERYVELAENVSVGDPLEEDTFMGPLVNEEQVEKFGKYNDLARKEGANVLVDREELDESEIPEGHEDGYWVGPFVYEVDYDPDLRCIKEEVFGPHVALMSYSGDVERAIEIHNDTPYGLAGAVISEDYRQINAFRDQAELGLAYANLPCIGAEVQLPFGGVKKSGNGYPSAREAIEAVTERTAWTMNNSKDIQMAQGLSADIKTSKDD; encoded by the coding sequence ATGAGCCAACAGGCCAGTCAGGAAACGTACGAGCACTACATCGGCGGCGAGTGGGTAGAGGGACACGGCGACGAGACGTTCGAGAGCGTCAACCCCGCGAACCAGGAGACGCTGGGCACGTTCCACAGGGGGACGCCCGAGGACGTCTCGGACGCGCTCGCGGCCGCGGAGGAGGCCGAGGACGAGTGGGCCGCCCTCTCGTACATCGACCGCGCGGAGTACCTCTGGGACGTCTACCACGAACTCAAAGAGCGCACCGACGAACTCGGCGAGATCATCACCAAGGAGTGCGGCAAGGAGATTTCGGAGGGCAAAGCCGACGTGGTCGAGGCCGCCCACATGGTCGAGTGGGCCGCGGGCAACGCCCGCCACCCCCACGGCGACGTGGTGCCGAGTGAAATCGGGAGCAAGGACGCCTACATGCGGCGCAAGCCCCGCGGCATCGTCGGCTGTATCACGCCGTGGAACTTCCCGGTCGCCATCCCGTTCTGGCACATGGCGCTCGCGCTGGTCGAGGGCAACACCGTCGTCTGGAAGCCCGCCGAGCAGACTCCCTGGTGCGGCCAGATCGTCGCCGAGATGATGGTCGACGCCGGCATCCCCGAGGGCGTGTTCAACATGATCCAGGGCTTCGGCGACGCCGGCAACGCAATCGTCGAGGACGACCGCGTCGACACCGTCCTCTTCACGGGCAGCAGCGAGGTCGGCCACAAGATCGCGGGCAAGGTCGGCGGCGAACCCGGCAAGCTCGCGGCCTGCGAGATGGGCGGCAAGAACGGCATCGTCGTCACCGAGAAGGCGGACCTCGACGTCGCGGTCCACTCGGCCATCATGTCGTCGTTCAAGACGACGGGCCAGCGCTGCGTCTCCTCCGAGCGCCTCATCGTCCACGAGGACGTCTACGACGAGTTCAAGGAGCGCTACGTCGAACTCGCCGAGAACGTCTCGGTCGGCGACCCGCTGGAAGAGGACACGTTCATGGGCCCGCTGGTCAACGAAGAGCAGGTCGAGAAGTTCGGCAAGTACAACGACCTCGCCCGTAAGGAGGGCGCGAACGTGCTGGTCGACCGCGAGGAACTCGACGAGAGCGAGATTCCCGAGGGTCACGAGGACGGCTACTGGGTCGGCCCGTTCGTCTACGAGGTCGACTACGACCCGGACCTCCGGTGCATCAAGGAGGAGGTCTTCGGCCCGCACGTCGCGCTGATGTCGTACTCGGGCGACGTCGAGCGCGCCATCGAAATCCACAACGACACCCCGTACGGACTGGCCGGCGCGGTCATCTCCGAGGACTACCGTCAGATCAACGCGTTCCGCGACCAGGCCGAACTCGGTCTGGCCTACGCGAACCTGCCGTGCATCGGCGCGGAAGTCCAGCTCCCGTTCGGCGGCGTCAAGAAGTCCGGCAACGGCTACCCGAGCGCCCGCGAGGCCATCGAGGCCGTCACCGAGCGCACGGCCTGGACGATGAACAACAGCAAGGACATCCAGATGGCCCAGGGGCTGTCGGCCGACATCAAGACTTCGAAGGACGACTAG